TCTTTGGGATCAGTTGGGTTAACAGGTTTCACAGGAGTATTTCCTCCTGCAATAGCTTTAATCGTTGCGTTTGATTCAGCATTTTCTCCTTCTGCTGCCATAATGGTTGTACCAAAAGATGCCATAAAAATCGCACTTAAAGAAATCACACTGATTAATTTGACTTGTTTTTTCATTATACTCTCTCCTTTTTATACTCTCTCTTATTCAGCAGTTGGTGCAGCTGGTGAGTCTGATAAGTTCCATGTAAGTGTTGCTTGATATTGACCTGCATAATTATTTCCTGGAACAGATAATTGAATCGGTTTTTTTTCAGTGGTTGATCCATCTGATAATTCTAGTGCTCTAGAATTATAACGTGCTTCCCATAATCCCATACCTTGATCTTTAGCAGCAGACATCAACACTTTTGCCGTACCACCTGCATCAAACGTTTTAGCAAAACTGGTAGGTGCTACACTATGAGAGGCATCTTTGGTTGTATTAGGTGTAATTTCTGGGAAAGATAATTGTGCCCCTTTTAACGTATGTTCAGTATCATCTGATGCAACATTTTGTTCAACAAAATCACCCAATGTTAAGGTTAAATTCCAACCAGCACCTGTCCCACGACGGTCAGTCACACTATAACCTGGTGTATAGACAGTATCATCTTTTGATATATCTGTATTGTCCACCACACCAATATTAGTAATAGGTGTACCGGTAGATTTAACATATAGCGCATCTCTGGTTGTAGTCGTTGATGTTAATGATATAGCATCAAAATACAGATCCGTTGCACTCGTAATCCCCAAATCTTTTACTGGTAACATTGGGCCAGTAGATGGATATGGGTCTGTACTTGGAGGTGTAATAACGTCAGAACCTGCAGTAATTTGAACATTGGCTGTACCAGTTTTATTAAGACCTTGCGCTTCTTCAGCTACAGTTAATTGGCTAACACTAAAAAGAGTTCCTAAAACTAACAAACTAGATAAATAAATATTTTTTTTCATGTGAATTCTCCTTTTTTATTTTACTGGACTTGCTGATGGGCTATCAGATAATGCCCAGGTAACCGTTCCTTGATACGTTCCAACCATATTACCTGATGGAACAACTAATTGAATATCATCTGCTACGTCCTTCTCCAAACCTGTTGCGTCTTTATTATAAAAAACTTTAAACGTCCCCATACCTTGACCTTTTTCAGCCGTTATAATTTTTTGAAAACTATTTTTGTTTTCAGCATTTGGTGCGTATTCATTTAACGTTGGTGTAATACCAGCGTCATCTTGTGCCACAGCGTTGTCACTACCTGCTACAACTGATCCATTATTTAATGTGATATAAGCACCTCTTAACGTATTCGTTGTTCCTGGATTCGTCGTTGAATCAGTTAGTTCACTTTGTTTTATTTGTAAGTTCCAACCAGCACCTGTTCCTCGTGTATCGGTTACTTGAATGTTTCTTTTAGCAATAGATTCTGCTCCATCATTTTTTAACGAAATTTTTTGTGTTCGTCCACTTAAATTCATGTCTTTAAAATTAAAAACAATGACATTATCGATACTTAGAGGACCACTTTGTCCAGTCTCGCCAGAAGGGGTATCAGGATTTTCTGGTTTTGTCGGCTCTTTAGCACCAGGATTTACCGTAATAGTTGCCTCCGAGTTAATTTGTCCATTTTCTTCGACAGTCACTGCATAGGTTTGTAACCCTGAGACTAATACAGTTGAACTAATTAGTAATGTTCCTAACATTTTTTTCATTTTATATCTTCTCCTTTTGACTAAATTTTTTATCAATAAAAATAGATTTGATTTCCTTTCTAAAAATAATAAAAAGTAATAAAAAACCTATCATCGATACTCCTATACCTAATGCTTCCCCAGTAGAAGGAAGCCGTGCACCTGAACTGGGAATGGTACTTGACGCCTGATTAGTTGACGATGAATCACTATTTCCATTCGTTTCTTTTATAGTTTTTCTAGAAAAACTGATGGTTGCATGAGAATTCACCTTGGCGCTTGATGATGAAATATCAGATTCTGAAATAATTGTTTCAGATGTACTCTCTTTTGTCTCAGCTGTCACTTGGACTTGATAACCGAATACAAAAATCATCGCTAAAGAACATAGAAAAAGTAATTTCTTCATTTTCACATCCCTCTCTTTTATTTATGCTAAGGTGAATCTTCCAACGTCCATAAAAGTTCCCCTGAGTAACTACCTTTTAAATTACCAGCCTCTTGCTTTAAGAATATACCCGTGTCTTTATTTTTTAACTGTATGTGACTAAATAACTGATTATCTTTTTGTGTCTCAATAATAGTCGCTGATTGCCCTATACGTAAGGTATCTCCTAGTATATCTTTATAGATAACATTCCCTATAAAAGGAGACTTTTTCCCATTGACTTGTGTGATGCCTGAAGGTAGCGACGCTTTTAATTTCCACGTTGACTCTTGAATGGTATTTATAATAGAAAGAGACTCATCACTTGAATCACTCAATGGTGTTTCAGTGTCTTCTGCAGAGATAGTAACCGAACCAAAGTCTAATTTCTCAGCAATATCTTTAAATTTTAATTGCCCTTCGTATTCATAAATAATGGAAAAATCGTCATTTGGTACAGTGGTTGACTTAGTCACTTCTTTATCATGTTGATAAATTTTGTAATCTGACACAATTACAGGATTATACCCTTCATAATTTAAAACTATTTTTTTATCAGAAATTAACTTATTTAAAACTTCTTCTATATTGTCTCCAATGGTTTCTTCATAAGCATCATTTTTTACTAGTGATTTAGTTTCTAAATCACTATAAATAGGTGTATCCGTTCCCTTATATACTTGTTTAATAGTCATCTTAACAGTACTAGGCACCAAGGTAACTTTTATTATTTTGGTATAAGAGTTAACCTTTACAGGAATATCATACGTTTTATTTGGCTCCCAGTTGTTACTAGGTATAGTTATCAACATGTTACTTGGATCAGTCGACACATCTGTAATGCTGTTTCCCGATATAGCATATCCCTTTGTATTTCCATAATCCTTGGATAAGACGAACTCTCTTTTCTGACTGTCTGACGCGTTTACCCATGTTAGATAATCGATATTGTAGTCTTTTCCGAAAACATAACCATCTGTAATATTTTCGCCTT
This genomic stretch from Vagococcus sp. CY52-2 harbors:
- a CDS encoding WxL domain-containing protein; translated protein: MKKNIYLSSLLVLGTLFSVSQLTVAEEAQGLNKTGTANVQITAGSDVITPPSTDPYPSTGPMLPVKDLGITSATDLYFDAISLTSTTTTRDALYVKSTGTPITNIGVVDNTDISKDDTVYTPGYSVTDRRGTGAGWNLTLTLGDFVEQNVASDDTEHTLKGAQLSFPEITPNTTKDASHSVAPTSFAKTFDAGGTAKVLMSAAKDQGMGLWEARYNSRALELSDGSTTEKKPIQLSVPGNNYAGQYQATLTWNLSDSPAAPTAE
- a CDS encoding WxL domain-containing protein — encoded protein: MKKMLGTLLISSTVLVSGLQTYAVTVEENGQINSEATITVNPGAKEPTKPENPDTPSGETGQSGPLSIDNVIVFNFKDMNLSGRTQKISLKNDGAESIAKRNIQVTDTRGTGAGWNLQIKQSELTDSTTNPGTTNTLRGAYITLNNGSVVAGSDNAVAQDDAGITPTLNEYAPNAENKNSFQKIITAEKGQGMGTFKVFYNKDATGLEKDVADDIQLVVPSGNMVGTYQGTVTWALSDSPSASPVK